Genomic DNA from Cydia splendana chromosome 14, ilCydSple1.2, whole genome shotgun sequence:
AGTATTCGAATCCGATAGTTGCGAAATATTAGATAATGGGGTTATTGCAGCGACAGCTACTTTGAAAAATGATGTTTATGTCCTTGACACTGTGGGGGCGTGTTCTAATGTTCCTTTACAGAACAAACAGATGGCCAATGCAGCAGTGGAGGAGAAGCGTGCGGCTACTAGCGACGAAACTGTATCTGTAGCTTCAGAGAAGGTTTGGCATCGTCGTCTATCGCATCTCAACAGAAGAAGTATGGAACTTTTGAAAAAAGGTATGGCTTCTGGTATATCATATGATAGTAGAGATTTTGAAACGTGTGTAGCGTGTGTACAAGGTAAGGCAAGTAGGGTCCCCTTTCCTAAGAAATCTCACAACAGGGCTAAAGAGGTCCTGGGTTTAGTACATACAGACGTCTGTGGGCCGCTACCATCTCCCTCATTCAGCGGTGCAAGGTATTTCTTGCTTTTCATAGATGACTATTCTAGAAAGACGTTTGTGTACTTTTTAACTAAAAAAGGTGAAGTATTTGATAGGTTCAAAGAATTTAAGGCTTTAGTGGAGAACCAGACaggtaaaaagataaaatcgcTACGTAGCGACAACGGAGGAGAATACACCAGTTCTGCTTTTCAGGCGTATCTCAAGAGCAATGGCATCGTGCATCAAACCACTGTTCCTGGCTCCGCTGCTCAGAACGGGGTCGCAGAACGCGCGAACAGGACCGTGATGCAGGCTGCAAGATGCATGCTGCAAGATGCGGGCCTAAGCAACGAATTCTGGGCGGAGGCTGTTAACACGGCCGTCTACGTCAAAAACCGCTGTCCTACGAAAGCTGTACTGGGGAGCACTCCTGAGGAAAAGTGGAGTGGCAAAAAGGTATCTCTAAGTCATTTACGTATCTTTGGTTCTGTGGCTTATGCGATGACTTTGAAGCGTTCGAAATTAGATCCGAAATgcaaaaagtacatttttgttgGGTATTGTGAGCATACAAAGGGTTATAGACTCTTGGACCCGGAACAACCAACAAAATGCATCAAAGCCAGGGATGTAACCTTCTTAGAAAATACGTTCATTAAAAAAGTATCAAGTGATGACATTGACAATGTCATTGAGCCAATTGAAATATTTCcacaaattgaaaataatggaaataaaaatgttgtaatcGAATTGTCGAACCCAACTTCTGTACAACCAGCGATATCGGTAGTGAGCGGTACGTCTGATGATGCCAATTTAACACAAAATTCTCAGAGTACGAGCGATCGAACGAGTACGATCACAATAAATGATTCGTCTAGCTCTAGTGAATGTGATGATCCGGCCGATGCAACTTATATTCCAGAGGAGGAGAGTACGGATACTTCGGAATATGACAGTTCATCGGGTTCACCACATTTTGGATTCCTAGCGGGCACGTGCGATCCAGATGCTCCACGGACTGTACGAGAAGCACTGAGTGGTCCAGATGCTGACAATTGGAGGGAAGCAATGTCTTGTGAGTACAACTCATTTATTAAGAACGAGTGttggacactgacagatcgacgAGAGTCACAAAAACCTGTCAAATGCAAGTGGGTGTTCAAAGTGAAACGTGGATTGAATGGTGAACTACTCAAATATAGGGCACGCCTGGTAGCTAAAGGCTTCACGCAGCAATATGGAATAGACTATGAGGAAACGTATTCACCGGTTGTCAGATACTCCACTATACGTACTTTGTTAGCCTTAGCGGTTGAGTACGGTATGAAGCTTGAACATCTTGATGTAAAAACAGCATTTCTCAACGGTGACTTGAAGGAAACTGTGTTCATGGAACAACCGGAAGGCTTTATAGTTAAAGGTCAAGAAAGTAAGGTCTACAAATTAAAGAAAGCTATTTACGGGTTGAAACAAGCCTCAAAGGCATGGTACGAGAAGATTGATCATGTTCTATGCAGTAAGTTGAAGTTCAATAAGTCATCATCTGAGCCTTGTGTTTATTTTCAGCGACTGAAGGGGTCGTTTATAATTATTGCTCTGTACGTTGatgatataatattgttttcgacAGGTGATGAACGTGATAAGCTAGATGTCAAAGTCAAATTAATGAAGGAATTTGATATGACAGATCTAGGGCCAGCTCATCAGGTGTTAGGTATGAGATTGTGTAGAGATGAAAACAAAATTACTCTCGATCAATCGAGTTATATCGCGATGGTGCTGAAGAAATATAAAATGGAAGAGTGTAAGTGTTCGCCTACTCCCATGGAAACTGGACTTAAGTTACCTAGGGGCAATCAAAGAGATGATACCTATGATTATAGAGGTCTTGTAGGTTCTCTTATGTATATTGCTATCTGTACCCGACCAGATATCGCATACGCAGTTAGCTACTTGagtcaatttaatgaatcattcACAGAGACCCACTGGAAAGCAGCCAAAAGAGTCCTGCGCTACTTGAAAGGTACCTTGGATCTCCGTTTGACTTTTAAGAAAGGCAAGCAGCAGCTGGATATCACCGGATATGCGGATGCAGACTGGGGCAGTGACGACGTAGACCGCCGGTCGTACACGGgctatgtttttaaaataggtgagtcagtagttacttgggaaagtcgcaagcaaaaaacagttagccttagctctaccgaagccgaatactactctttgtctaattcttgtaaagagggtttgtttattagtacatttctgaaagaaattataaataaagaaattgtaCCGACAATTTTCAATGACAACCAGTCAGCGCTAAAATTGTGTAGGAGCTCTTTACATCATGCTAGGACCAAACATATCGATATACGGCATCATTTTATTAGAGAACTTGTAAATAGTAATAAGATTACTATAGAGTATCTAAATACTAATGATATGTTGGCAGATATACTGACGAAAGCGTTGTGTAAAGTTAAACACAGTAAGTTTGTGAGACAGCTCACATTACTGTCATAGGTAAATACATTTAACTATGTATtctatgtaataattgtgttcttaatgtaattaccatcatggttatttgttggtttagtcaaacatgatagtgattacatgaaattaaaagacttgtttattttataaacatttattgaataacaattcataatgtgaataactgaactttgttaataaggtgtagcgaaagttcagtgcatatatttttgttaatttaatgttatagtGAAGTGTAAGTCACTATTTAagttttgtgtttgtgtgtttaaacaagattgctttggtttaagggccagtgttggaaagtgtcttcgtaaacttaaagaatcttgtttcataggtaactgcataaacgcacgtggaacaagtttaaatgtttgaataaatatacagcttttgttcgcgtgcgtgatgccgtcacattcgtttcgaccttgctgctaaccagactaaatttgtatcagtgcctaatcctcgacaatatactcttcatatggactcatcatagtttcctttacgccagatttaacagagcgtatatttctttgattttcaattgctgaaactaaaagcaattgCTGCTTTGTCACtgaaattattaattttgttcgttgttcgagtaAAACgttagtggacggaatagtccccaTGACGGAATTAGCCGCATTAACCTTAATTGACATCGTTTTGATGTCAGGTGCACATTCGAATCGGCCTATAATTATTTGTCTTGTTATCACTCACCGCGATTCCGGTGTGAAAGATGCAAAAGTATACGTGGACCACCTGGTCGACAAAGGCGGCAGGTAATACACCAAATATGGGTGCTGCCACGAGCAGCGTCTCCGCGGCCGCCACCAGACCCATCAGCACTGAATACTGTAACAACGTATTACCGTCgaccggggtgaatagggatggctggggtgaatTAGGGACACaacttaaaatgtgatttacctattatatatcttaaaaaatacccacaaaaattgtatttttcgattgaaaataatagtagatttgGTATGATACAATTTGTGTTTTGTCACTATTTCACCCGGCCATCCCTATATTCGACTCGGTTGACGGTAGTAATGATAATCTGACCTCTACCGATGAACAGGTGCCCGGGGCCCGAATTAAgtacgtaggtacatatttctttAGTTAGAGGATTTGATTGCCGTTTAGAGTCGGACCACGTTAACTCTGCATGACATTTACAATGACAgtgtgtcatcattaatgtgaaatttctatgaaaatatgacattataaacttgaattttttatagaaatttgacattaatcaTGCCAtcaccacactttgtcattgcaaatgccatgctgagtttggtccgactctattttCACTCATAGGAAGTTGTTTTCCCGCAAGATCTCGTGATTTTGATACCAATACCACTGTATTAGGTTGTGATTAGGTTAGTACATATAAGGTGCAGGGGACAATTTCGttcgactgcggggtaatttcaactaatcgaaataattttaattaagttggtaagtattaagtaattaagtaaaatACTCACAGCATTCGCCATCTTCTTATTCTCTTTAAAAGCAGCGTAGAAACCCAACGCGCTGAGAGCAAACATCGGCACCCCCACCGCCATACCGTAGAACAATGGAGGGATACACCCCTCGGTGAGGAACCAGCCTGTGCCCACGGTTACAGGGAATAGACCACCTACCAGCTggaaataaatacctatatagttatataagagaagatggccgatggggtcgaaaagtgctcgagtggagaccacggactagcaagcgcagcgtaggacgtccacccacaagatggacagacgatcttgttaaggtcgccggaagacgctggatgcgggtcgcttccaaccggcacgtatggaggtccaagggggaggcctatgttcagcagtggacgtcttatggccgaGATGAGAGTTATAATAAGGTGACTTTGCTAATGCAGAAGGCTCATACGCATTTTGTTGTATGCTTAAGatttaagaggatagtggacgacAGCTTTTACTTACGTATAACTAGCGATCCTTCGGTTTCGCACGGGCATAGAGAAATaaagtaagaatagagtgctcactcgatacatcagttttgataccaaaacgactattattttcgcagtcgacatctagcatcgagtagcggaattatcagtactgctacttgacattggcaatagatgttccgacgaccgaaaagtctaacgCTCAACAAAGTGAGCActcttatgtatttttttctctatggcacgttattatacaaattatacacctaacccttcctcaagaatcagtctattgataggtgaaaaccgcatgaaaattcgttcagtagtttttgagtttatcgcgaacacacaaacagacagacgcggcgggggactttgttttataaagtgtagtgaaaatataaaacacttacctacgatGACAACGAATCTTCAACAGATACATTTTAGATATTAGGATCAGACGAATTCCAGATTTAGTTGATAGAAACTCTATCTATCCACCACATTTTGTCGAAATCCGACGATATAATAATCGGCCCACTTATTAACATGACCCACCTCCAGGTACGGGTACTTACCGCATTAAATGTGTTTGCAATTAAAAATGATGTTTTAATATCATTTTTAATCGTGCTTTTAACACTGTCTTCGCCCATGGTTAGTATTACACGCATTCACTGTTACTGGGACTGTTTCTGAATGATAGCTGCGCTAAATTTTGGGAAGTTTAcccaattttaataatacatataaggTACAAGCACCAGTGACAGCGATACGAGGAAGAGCTAGCATTCGCTCGCTCGAGTAACAATTATCGCTGACTCTACTTtcctttcaacaggcaacttaTACAGTATTGTACGTATATAtacgagacaattctaattaacccaaacacaattactGTACATCCCGTAAGTTTATCTATCTGACCTTgagttttcctctcatctactcaaaggttaactgaaAGAGATttcttatagggataagttcgcctttgtacttccattactgtaatttatttttgtaaactgttgtgtacaataaagtgattactactactactacgatTAGGTTGcactgttttatcacagagttcctacggCCACCTTCTGTACCTATCCATCATCAAATCAGCTTGATTgtaacataatattgcattgtcacccaatttacatatgtatgtatatgtaaagTTTCAGCTCAGAGAAAATGAATAACGGGAAGTGGGTCAAGTACCTAGGTCTAATTTAACTATGACCCGAACATACATAAGACAAAAATACTTAACGCTTACGCCTGCACGCAGTGGACAACCGCGCAAGCGCACCTACCTATTGCAATAATTCGCGCTAATTCATCGCTTCATTGTAATGACCTTTAAAATCAAAAGGATGTACTTAATTAACTAAATAGTCATTTCGTTTATTATTACatgttatatgtatatttatttatcaaacaTTATTGCACATTGAATTGAAATACAGTGTAAATTGGCAGACCTAATGCCAGAAGGAGTTCTCTAACAGTCAACCATGGGCTAAACAGATTAAAGTCGAGTATTTCTTAAATTCTTTTCCAGTTCTGAGGACTCTCGGTGTCGAGTTATTATGTTGTCTATCTGTTTATTAAACCGCAGTTTGCTGTCCAAAGTAACACACTAAATATGATCGAAATCGAAAATTCGACAACAAAATAAAAGTCGGCTCTCTAACGAGAGATATCGAATATCGACCGAAAGAGAGACAAATAGGCGAAGAAATTAACGGAATgggtcgcggtaggccctctgttttgTGTGTACTAAATGTTAGTGTACTTTATACTTGTTTACGTacgttttaattaaataaatactatcCTTTCATATGAATACGCTCTGCGATGAGTTTTCAGAtgttaataattatgttaataaGCCAAATAGCGCTAcctcaaaagaaaattcattgctaacttataATTTAGTTTCTATACTCTATaactgagaattccattttcaaattatttgttttcgagacagcgctattcggcttaggagggcaatAGACTCTCTAGCACAAACCacgctaactttgcacaaacttggcagtacctacctaaataaaatacatacatatttacataagcTTTAGCCTGATTTGTCTAGGCGAATACAAGAAGGTTTTCAGTGGAAGAAGGTAGGATTACAATAGAATAATAAAAACACTCTACtttgatattttaattaataattaatttaatttgtatcaTTTGTTTCCATGGAAATAATCTTCCGGACCTCGAATATGTCCCAAAaaagggttaaataaataaaacacatgAGTGCAACTATTAAAATTTAATCTATgtggtatatttatttatacacgtTACATGTTACAAAATAagacaaagaaaataaaatacttaaatatatttaagtaagctactttgtttaatatttcgtcatgtacataggtacataggtacctatacagaGTTAGCTTGTTCCGACTCTAGCGCGACTGGCGACTGATCAAAATAGTCATGCTAGCATGGCGTGGCAAAAAGGGCTTATATCAAACAGGTAGACTAAACGATTGTAGGATTTGTAGGTAGTGTAGGTAGCGTAGGTAATGTAGGTAGTGTAGGTAGTGTAGGTAGTATAGGTAGTGTAGGTGCACTAGGCGCTGCGCCCACGATCACTGGTATAACAGGGTAGAGTTGTTTGTCCGCTCGCCTCAGGCCCATCGCGAGCAGCAATGCTGACAACTGAAATAAAAGTAAGCAGTTCATAAATAATAACGGTATAGTAAAGCCTCTGTTAAATACATTTAAAGACAGAAAgacactagcttttgcccgcgaattcgtctgcgtagaatgatgattccgtataaaaactatcctatgtccccCGTggctagagatgggtaactacccgggtaaatacccgagagcgggtatttacccggtaaatacccgatatttacctacccgcgggtaaatacgcgggtattttcgtttttcttctaaatttgatgtgtttaatggtatgtgagtataaataagattaatttaagtatttttttataatgttacataaaatgtatgttcaaactaattacgaaaaggttgctatgaggtgaagttcgattttaacatatcagtccaattagaaaaatcgtgtaaaatcattccctggcttccggaaatgttttaaaatgcttttaatatacattagaaagatgaaaataaagaatacttatgaatgataataaaaaaaaattgtgcagtatcccaacttgggaagcttataagtcaaacacatttagttttaggacaaaaatgtatataaccttttttgtagaaaattatgtctactttagtttgtacatacaacacttttcgatattaatgacagattccaagaaatatgaaaaagttcacttttgcccccctccccccaaccacaccccccgccgaccgaagttggaatgtgtattatcaacgtataagtacgataatttactcaagtctaaaaaaaatactcttatgacggcgtttttttaatatttatcaaaattgtactaaaaattccttagttacaactgcaactgcaactaacccatttcattttaaatgacacacaataattacagccattaactcggtttatatctccactttaacacaaatcgacatgtgcaacaagaaatgaatctacccgtccatttgggtagatacgggtaaataccgggtagatgggtatttaccgggtatttacctgggtgggtaaattgggtaaatacccgcgacccatctctacccGTGGCCCTCCTCTCTTCtgcttcctcgcgttgtcccggcattttgccacagctcatgggagcctggggtccgcttgacaactaatcccaagaattggcataggcactagtttttacgaaagcgactgccatctgaccttccaacccagagggtaaactaggccttattgggatttctcacgatgttttcctttatcgaaaagcgactggtatatatcaaatgatattacgtagataagttccgaaaaactcattggtacgagccggggtttgaacccgtgacctccagattgcaagtcacACGCTCTTAACCGCTAGGCCACCCAGCGCTTCCCCATGGCCCTAAACTATACGTATAAATACCAAATTCCATATAAAGAATGACTctcgctagaccgggccgtgcccggatcgaggcgtccgacatgtcattttctattacagCTGAACGGTGATCACCTCTGGTGCTATCCATAGAGAACGacgcgctggaagctccggcccggccccggcccggtctagcgtaagtcaaccttaaatcggttcagcggtttgaGCGTGAAAACGTTGTCTGTTGACAGGcatatttctttttatttttactttcgcATGTAATACATAAGTATATTGTAGCGATCTAAGTATAAATCATGACTCATAAAACAATAGGAAGTTATGATGTAACATTcatgtaaacaaattaattactTTACCGTTAAGATGATGTGGAATATGCCAAAGACCAGGACCTCAAGAGTTCTGGGCAACAGTTTCACCATCACCGCGAGTGCGATGAATGACACCAACCCCACCGCTGCTGCGTACTGTAAACACACACACAATACATTTGAGGACTTTGAGGTCCTACGGGATGTTATTACGAAATAAACAATTCTTTTTACGTAAGTAATATATCAACTTTTATTGTTTAACGAACTTGGCAGCGCGAAATCGTTTAACGGATGTGTCGAAATTCCAGAAAAATCCTCGAATTGATCTTATTGGTCATTAATAACGcaaaggcacagaataaataatagtactaggtacagaagactcatgcactctctaacaaaacgcgtctgttacgatcaggacagatatggccgctaggtggcgacagcgccacgagcggcttatggctagccaccaaaattggtgtggaacggatgtacttttagctatttacctgttgcaaagcgacgaaatcgcggagtgagccacgcctggcaaaGGTAAGAAAAGTACGCTTAAAACGcctatgaaataaattattcctGTGGTTCTAACAATTGCTAACTTCTGGCCGGTTGTTCAAAATATGATTGTTTTCATGAATTAAAGTAATGAAACAGACTGCTAAGGACAAAATacatgtaatattattattacagtcTTTGCATacggcggggaccatctccggatgtaccTATCATATTACTGTATGTGCGCTTGaggatggtatccgccacgtgtatcccttccttttagattaatttgtcttaaagtgcctctgcgctgttggcttcggcctgCGCACACTTCCCAAAGGTCCAAATCCCATGGTTCCGAGATATAGGTACAATTAATAAATGTGTTATGTTTGTATTATTtacgttaaataaatgtattaataaaTCGATACTCACTATCTTGAGCGTAGTGTTTTTGTCTAGAATAGCCCCGAAGTGGCCGAGCGCGGTGGCCCCGAGTATAAAG
This window encodes:
- the LOC134796964 gene encoding uncharacterized protein LOC134796964 — encoded protein: MRVILTMGEDSVKSTIKNDIKTSFLIANTFNALVGGLFPVTVGTGWFLTEGCIPPLFYGMAVGVPMFALSALGFYAAFKENKKMANAYSVLMGLVAAAETLLVAAPIFGVLPAAFVDQVVHVYFCIFHTGIALVAMASAMYLAKQLPSVETSITSTGHGFCKWVLYGLLVVLALGYFVNYFSV